The sequence TTCTGAGCCTTGGGCACATAATTTTTCCAGTAAATCTACCGTAATGTATTCTTCAATCAAAAGTCCATGATCTTTGTGCTGGTCACTAAAGACTACACAAGAAGGAGTTGTAAGAATGTTCATTTCACGAGCAATTTTTTGGTCAGCTTCAAAAGCTGCTTTAGCAAATTCTGATTTCTTATCTTCTAAAAACATCGGGATATCTAAATTTGATTCATAAGCGATTTGTTGCAATAATTTTTGAGAGAAAGGGAGATTGTCAATAGTTAAAGCTTGCTGCATAGCCATTAAAAATACGCGGCCTTTTTTCTTGCCTTGCATACAAGCAGCCGAGTAAGCCAAACAAGCTTCATAAGTTTGAGAAAAAAGCTCGTTTCTTAAGTTTAGATCTTTTGCTGGCAATTCTAATGCCTTCATGTAATCAGAGAATGTCTTGAAATTGTGGACAGGAATAAAATGAAAATGAACTTTTTCTTCACAAGATTGTATAAAGTCCATTACCCCTTTTTCTGCTTGATAACAAACAGAACCGATGGGATTAATAAATAAATAAATCTCAATAACTTGTTTAAAATGATTCCCTTTTTCGGAATGCGTGGTTGAGAGCATAACAATTCACCTTAGCTTCATATATTTTTTTACGCGTGTTGCTCCTACCAGCAACATATATACCTTAACAAATATCTTTGAAAAAAAGTAACAAAAGAACTTATTTCTAAATGGGTACAAAACAAATTTGTAACAAATCTGCCACAAATTAAAATTCAATCCGTTATTGGAGAATTTAATGAGAAGGCTTCTAGCATTCTTACTATTTTATTTTTAGAAGGTCGTTTCATTAAATGATGCACTTCTAAAAAACGATTAAAGATTTGTTCTCCGCTATCTGCATCATGAGTTTCAAACTCTAATTCAAAATCCGTTTGTTCTCCATAAAAACTATGGTCTAAGACAAATAATCCATCTTTAGTTTCTTTTTCAAAACGTTTGGTTTTAAGTGAACCAATCAATTGAACACTATCAGGATCTACTTTTAAGCTTTGGAGTTTTTTGGCTACTGCCCCAGTTTGTAAAATGCTGTTTTTCGAAATCAATTCTTTAGCAGTTTTTAAAGACAGCGGGTCTGTTGTTTCTAGTAAATGGTCGCCTAAAGGAGTTTTAAGTGTTAATTCAGCAGAATTTGGCATGATACGGATTCTTAACCCGCATCTCAGGTGTTTTAAATCTTCATGAATTGTATCATAGTAATGATTTTCTTGAAAGAAAAAGCTCTTTTCTTTCGCTTGAAAATAAAGCAGCAGCTTTTGGTATTCGCTAGCCGTTAACATATTTTTGAATTCAATTTCTAGTTGTTCGCTCATGCTTATATTCGTCTCCTTATTCATTTTCGGTTATTAGGGTATGGATTAAGAACTTAATAGTAAAAGGCATCTATCTATGATACCATTTTTTATTTTCATCAGGGGATATTTCTTCTTTTAATACATATATGTTAAAATATACTTGTATGTATTAAATAAATGAAACCGTATTGAAATGACAGGTAAAGAAGGTATGATTGATGGAAGAAAACCAGAGTTGGGATGAGTTTTTAGTACCTTATCAACAAGCAGTGGAAGAATTAAAAATCAAATTAAAAGGAATCCGAAAACAATTTAGAAAAGAAAATTTGCACACGCCAATTGAATTCGTTACAGGAAGGGTCAAACCTGTCGACAGTATTCTAGCAAAAGCTGAATTGCGCAATATCCCTTTGAAACATTTAGAAACGGATATGCAAGATATTGCCGGTTTGCGAATCATGTGTCAATTCGTAGAAGATATTCATGAAGTAGTGCGGTTATTAAGAAACCGAAACGATATAAAGATCATTGAAGAACGAGATTATATCACCAATAAAAAAGAAAGTGGTTACCGTTCGTATCATGTTGTTTTTGAATATCCGGTACAAGTAATCGAAGGAGAAAAAATTATTTTAGCAGAAGTGCAGATCAGAACGCTTTCGATGAACTTTTGGGCGACGATAGAGCATTCATTAAATTACAAATACAATGGCGAATTTCCTGAAGATATCAAACTTCGATTGAAGAGAGCAGCTGAAGCAGTATTTCAATTAGATGAAGAAATGTCTCAAATTCGTGAAGAGATTCAAGAAGCGCAACATATGTTTTCATATAGTAAAAGAAGCAGTACAGAAGAAACGGAAAACAAAAAGCAACCATAGTTTTTTTGAAACACTGTAGGAGAAAGGAGGGTAACTGTGAAAATTGCAATTGTCCATAATAATAATGAAAGCTCCATTACTTTAGCAGGAGAGCTGCGTTTGCTCCTTAAAAAAGCAGCGCTCAAAATAGATGAACGTCATCCTGATTTAGTCATCACGATCGGCGGGGATGGTACATTGTTGTCTGCATTTCACCGTTACGCACATATGCTAGACCGTGTGCGTTTTGTGGGAGTACACACAGGACACTTGGGCTTCTATACGGACTGGAGAGACTATGAATTGTCAGAACTAGTGACAAGTTTAATTCATGATAAAGGAGAAAGCATCAGTTACCCTTTATTGGATGTGCGGGCCACTTATCAAGGGCGCAAAGAACCGTCCCATTTTTTAGCATTAAATGAATCGACAATGAAGCGAGTCGATGGTACGATGGTATGCGATGTATTTATTAAAGATGAACTGTTTGAGCGTTTTAGAGGAGACGGCATCTGTATCTCTACGCCTACTGGGTCAACGGGGTATAATAAATCGGTTGGAGGAGCAATTATTCACCCGAGGTTGGAAGCGATGCAGCTAGCTGAAATAGCTTCGATCAACAACCGTGTCTTTCGGACCTTAAGTTCGCCGATGATCGTTGCACCAGATGAATGGATCCGAATTAAACCTATAACGACTGATGGGTTTGTTTTGACTATCGATCAACTATCGTCATCTGAGAAAAATATTATCGATTTACAATATCGGATAGCAAAAGAACGCATTCATTTTGCTCGTTACCGCCATACGCATTTTTGGAGCCGAGTAGAAGACGCATTTATTGGAGCGAAAAATAAATATGAAATTTAGCTGGACTTATCAATCATCAGAAAAACAGCAAGTAAAAACATTTTTAGGAACAAAAGGGATTTCACGCAGTTTGCTGGCGAAGGTGAAGTTTCAAGGCGGTAAAATTACGGTTAACAATCAAATTGAAAATGTGCTCTATCATTTACAAAAAAGTGATGTGGTAGAAATAACCATTCCAGATGAAAAAGGGCATGATACAACCATTCCCATCGATATCCCTATTGACATTGTTTATGAGGATGCTAATTTTTTAGTAGTAAACAAACCTTTTGGTGTGGCTTCTATTCCATCTAAGGTTCATCCAGCAGGAACAATGGCCAATCGTGTGAAAGGATACTACGTTAAACAAGGATATAAAAATCAAGTCATCCATATTGTGACGCGTTTGGATCGAGATACGACAGGGTTGATGCTTTTTGCTAAGCATGGTTACGCGCACGCTTTATTGGATAAAGAGCTGAGAAAAAAACAATTGCACAAAAAATACATTGCTTTATTAACAGGAAAATTAAAAGAAAACCAGCATGGGATAATTGAAGCGCCGATTGCTAGACCAAAAGACTCCATTATCAAGAGAATCGTCCATCCAGATGGAAAGATGGCCTTGACAGAATATTGGGTAAGAGAAGAATTTGAAGAAGCGACATTAGTAGATATTCAGTTGCATACTGGCAGAACTCATCAAATTCGAGTGCATTTTACTCATATCGGAAACCCGCTTATGGGAGATGACCTTTATGGCGGAGAGTGGAATCAATGGGTCAAAAGACAAGCTTTACATTGTCGTGAACTAGATTTCATTGATCCTTTTACACAAGAAAAGATTGTTTTAGAGGCGGACTATCCGGTCGATATTGCTGAGTGGCTTGAACGCCAACGAGCAATAGAAAATCACCGGTAGAAAGGGGGAGCTTTTTTTGAATGAAGCGCCAGTAGAAATAGAAGAAAAATTAGCATTAGCACAATTGTACTTAAGCGAAGAAAATATTAAAGGATTCCGCCAAGAGTTTTTATCGCTGCATGTCTACGAACAAGGGCAATACTACCTTTCTTTATCTGAACAAGATCGCCAAAGAATGTATTATTTTCTTTCGCCAAAAGAAATGGCTGATATGTTTGAAGTTATTGAAGAAGACGAGCAATCCGTAGAAGTTTATTTAAAAGAAATGGATCCACAATATGCAGCCGATATGTTGAGTGAAATGTATACCGATAATGCTGTGGATGTTTTAAAGCAACTAGACAAACCGGATTTGCGTAATTATTTGAATTTGATGACCGAAGACAGTGCAAATGAGATTAAAGAATTGCTTCATTATGAAGATGAAACAGCTGGAGCGATCATGACAACTGAGTATGTCTCCGTTGAAGCTCACCAGACCATTCGTTCAGCCATGGCTATTTTAAAAAGCAAAGCAGCGGAAGCAGAAACGATTTATTATATTTACGTTGTCGACCCGGCTGAAAGGTTAGTGGGTGTTATTTCGCTTAGAGAATTGATTACACATGACGACGATGAATTGGTTTCAGAAGTCATGGGGGATCGTCCAGTCTCAGTAAATGTGACCGACGACCAAAATGATGTCGCTAAGACTATTCGGGATTATAACTTTTTAGCAGTTCCGGTCATCGATAATGATGAGTATCTTTTAGGGATCATTACGGTTGATGATATTATTGATGTCATTGATGAAGAAGCTGAAAGTGATTACTCTGGTTTAGCTGGGGTAGATGTTGGAGAACAATCGGAAAATCCTTTTGTTGCCGCGTCTAAACGATTGCCTTGGTTGATTACGCTATTATTTTTAGGGATGGGAACAGCGACTTTGATTAGCCGTTATGAAGTGTTGGTAAGCGAAGCGAGTATTTTAGCAGTCTTCATCTCTTTGATTACAGGAACCGCCGGTAACGCTGGGACACAGTCTTTAGCTGTTGCTGTAAGAAAACTAGCAGATAACGATGATAAAAGTAAAGGGTTTGGAAGTTTGATTCTGAGCGAGGTTTTAACCGGAATCGTGACGGGTTTAACGACAGGAGTAACTATTTTTATTGTGATTGGTATTTGGAAACAAAATTTTATTTTAGGATTTGTTGTCGGAATAGCCATGTTTTTTGCTATCATAGTAGCTAATTTAGCTGGAAGCTTTATTCCTATTTTAATGGATCGGATAGGGTTTGACCCTGCTGTTGCCAGTGGTCCTTTTATCTCAACACTGAGCGATTTAACCAGTGTTTTGATTTATTTTAACATCGCGGCTTACTTTATGTCGTTTTTTGTCCAAACAGGATAATAATGGTGTCCAATAGTTTGAAAATACAGAACCAAAAGACAACTTTCTATTTTTTAGAAAGTTGTCTTTTAACAGTAAAGGATTGAAAAAAAGTGGCGTATCGAAAGAAACCAAAAAAATTAACAAAAAAACAAAAAAAACAACGGACTCAATTTGGGATAATGGGATTGATTATTCTTTTTTCATTTACCATCGGCTTGACTTTAGGAAGAAGCGAAAATCCCGACTACTCTATTAATGAACGTATTCTTCAGTTTAAAGAAGAGGTAACAGCTTTCTTTCAAGAAGAAATGGGTTGGTCAAATGAAAAGAAAGAACTTAAAGAACAAGAAGTTCAAGCTGGACAGTTTCGATTTTTAGATGTAGGCCAAGGTTCCGCAACGTTGATCCAATCTGAAGATGGAACAAACATTTTAATTGACACAGGTCGTTATGAAGACAAAGACAAAAAAATATTATCGTATTTAGACCAGTATATTGGTACCGGCGGCAAAATCGACTTGTTGATTTTTACGCATAATGACTCAGACCATATCGGTTATGGCGATTTGATTTTACAATACTATAACGTCCAAGAAGTGTGGATGAACGGATACGACTCGACGAGTAAGATCTATGAACGTATCTTGGATGCTCTAGCTCAGAGCAATGCCCAATATGCTGAACCTAAAAGTGGAGAAAACCATCAAATAGGGCCCTTTCTACTTGAAGTGTTAAATCCAACAGTTGATCCGAGAAGCAATCCCAATGATGATTCCATTGTTATAAAAATGACCATGGGTGATTTTAGCGCAATGCTCAGTGGAGATGCTTCCAGCAGAGTAGAGGAAGCGATTATCGACAGCGGCGCAGAGCTGAAATCGACGCTTCTTTTGATGGGGCACCATGGATCCAAAGAGAGTTCAAGTGATGAGTGGATCGAAGCGATTCAGCCAGGATTCAGTATTTATTCAGCTGGGCTCACTAATAGTTACGGTCATCCTAATAAAGAAACCATAGAACGATTTGAGCTTCATGAAATCCCTATTTATGGTACTGCGGAAGACGGAACGGTGACGGTGAGAGTTAATCCAAACGGCAATTACAGCATTGACACGGAGAAAGGAGAACACTGAAATGAAAGTGGTTCTTGAAGAAATTGAAGGGGCAGTAGCCCGCTTGATTCCCGATGATGGCAGTGAACCCATTCATATCGCTGTTCAATCACTCCCGGTGGAATCAGAGTTAGGAGACGTTTTTGAAATTGATTATCAGAGAAGAGACAATCAAACAGCTCCTCAATTAACCTTGCTGCCAAATGAAAAAAGTGAACGAATGGCACGAATGAAAGCTAAACGAGAAGCTTTGTTGAAGAAAACAAAGCAGCAACAGCAAGATAACAATGGATAAAGTAATTAAAAAAAGAATTGTCCGCTCTGAAAAGATAGCGGACAATTCTTTTTTTAGTGATAATCAATTAGCGGAAATGATTTCTTTTTTCATATCGTGATGCGGAATGCCTGCATCTAAGTAACCGTCGCCAACGATAGCATAGCCTAGATTCGAGTAAAAACCAATAGCGTGGTCTTGTGCGCCTAAAGTTAAATAAGACCGTTTATTTTGATGAGCATATCGTTCAATTTCCAACATTAAGTTTTTGCCTAATTGCTTGCCGCGGTAATTTTTTAGAACAGCCACTCGTTGAATTTTATAGGTATCTTGCCCAATTGGTAAAACACGAGCTGTCGCTACTGGGTGGTCATCCACATACCCGACGATGTAGTCCGTTTCACCTTCTAGTTCATCTATTTCCATTTCTTCTGGAACGCCTTGTTCGCCTACAAAGACCGTATGTCGAATTTGTAAAGCATCGTGGTAAGTAGGAGAAGTCAAATCAGAAGTCCAAATAAAGTGCATGCGTTTACCTTCTTTCTATTTCAATGTGGTGTTAAGGGTACCATATATTATTCTCAGTTTCTATCACTAGTGTTGCATTAAAAGTAAACAGTCTGATTCTATAGAGAAGCAACTTTTAAAGAGCACTTTTCGGTTGTGGCCGAAAAGGTTCGATCGGATTGGAGAAAAATGGTTGTGTGCCGTATGAAAGATTTAATAGCACTCGTAAGGCACATAAAAATCGATACGGGCCTTATTACGTGACAAACCTAGACAATAAGGTACGCAAAAGCAGGATATGTACCTTATGAATAGATTTGAATGCATAAGGTACGTAAACTCTTTACAAAATAAAACAGCTAGGTTAAATCTTTATTTCTACCAAACAATAGATTATACTTATGACAGTACAAGTACATAAAAATGGAGGGCATTTAAATGAGCAGCAATAAAACGATGGAATGGATAAAACACCTTACTTCTATTCCTTCTCCAACAGGCAATACCAGTGAAATTATAAAAGAGATACAGGATAGGTTGTTGGTGATGGGCTACGAAGGGCATAAAGATAATAAAGGTGGGTTAATGGTGACTGTTAGAGGAGAGGATCACCAGCAGCAACGCTTTGTAACAGCCCATGTAGATACGCTTGGAGCGATGGTTCGTGCTGTAAAACCTGACGGCCGATTGAAAATAGACTTGATTGGCGGGTTTCGTTACAATGCTATTGAGGGTGAATATTGCACCATTCATACTTCTTCAGGAAAAACGTATACAGGTACTATCTTAATGCATCAAACAAGTGTACATGTTTATAAGGATGCGGGAACAGCTGAAAGAAACCAAGAGAACATGGAAATTCGGATTGATGAAAAAGTCCTTTCAAAAGAAGACACTAGAGAGCTGGGCATTGCAGTAGGAGACTTTATCAGCTTTGATCCACGTACTGAAGTAACTGAAAGCGGCTTTGTTAAGTCTCGCCACTTAGATGACAAGGTGAGTGTTGCTATTTTATTGTCTATTTTGGAAAAACTATCTGAAAATAAAACGAGTTCCTTGCCATGCACCACTCACTTTTTCATTTCAACTAATGAAGAAATTGGCTATGGAGGAAATTCCAATATTTCTGAAAAAGTAGTAGACTACTTAGCTGTTGATATGGGTGCTATAGGCGACGACCAACAAACAGATGAATACTCTGTCTCGATTTGTGCCAAAGATGGCAGCGGGCCCTATCATTACCAACTGAGGCGTCAGTTGACGCAATTGTGCGAAGACTATGCTATTCCTTATCAATTAGATATTTATCCTTATTATGGAAGCGATGCTTCAGCTGCTATGAAAGCCGGAGCAGATGTCCGTCATGCTTTAGTAGGCGCAGGAATTGATGCCAGCCATGCGTATGAACGAACACATAAGGAATCGATTGAAGCTACTGAACAATTAATTGAAAAATACTTATTTAGCTCTATGCAGGGTTAATTAGAAATAGAGGGAAAAGATGGATTATTTTAAAAACTCAAAATTAATGTTCTGGACGACTTGGCTGCTGATCGTAGCTACTTTGATTTTTATATCTTCGAAAATCAATTTTGTTTTTCAGCCGTTGACTACTTTTGTATCGACTTTATTTACCCCCATTTTGGTAGCAGGATTTCTATATTACCTTTTAAATCCTTTGATTAATTTATTGGAGAAAATAAACATTAAAAGAAAATATGGCATTATCGTTGTTTTGCTTTTATTTTTAGGCAGTCTTATTTTTCTGATTGTTTCTGTTTTGCCAAATTTAGTTAATCAAATTGGACAATTGATTGCAAGTATCCCAAGTCTCATGCAGTCATTGGAAAAATTTTCTCAAGATTTAGTTCAACAGCCTTGGTTGGCTGATTTCAACTTAGAAGATTCGATGAATAAAATGGACCTATCCATTGGCAATATAGCGAACAGTGTATTTTCAGGTATCACCACTAGTATCGGTTCTATTTTCGGAGCGGTAGCAAATACCACAATCGTTATTGTAACTGCTCCAATCATTTTGTTTTATATGTTTAAAGATGGAAAACACTTCCGTCCAGCCGTTGCTAAATTTTTTCCAAAAGAATACCGCGGACAGATGATTGAATTGCTTGGGCAAATGAACCATACGATCTCTTCTTATATCAGCGGCCAAGCGTTAGTATGTTTATTAGTAGGAGTGTTTACCTATATTGGTTATTTGATCATAGGGATGCCTTATGCTTTGTTATTAGGCATTATTGCAGGAGTTACAAATATCATACCTTATGTTGGACCCTACATCGGTGCAGCACCTGCAGTCATCATCGGATTGACTATTTCTCCCACTAAAGCTTTATTAGTAGCATTAGTTGTATTAGTCGTGCAGCAAGTCGACGGGAATTTTATTTCACCGAATGTCATTGGTAAAACGTTGGCTATTCATCCTCTAACGATCATTATTATCTTGTTAGTGGCAGGCAACTTAGCGGGTCTCTTAGGCATGATCTTAGGTGTACCTTTTTATGCTGTAGTGAAAACGGTAGTCGTTTATTTGAAAGACATGATAAATTTAAGAAAAAAGCACCAAAAACCAAAAATGATGTGATTTCTAAAAGTTAGAATTTATATTAAGCAGCTAATTGGCAGGCATGGATTCGGTATTGAACCGGATTCATGCCTGCCGATTTTTTCTGTAATTTTCGGGTATGGTACAAAAGTTAAAAAAACTTCGTGAAATTCTTCTTAATGTTTGGAATTTCCAATTCTTTGTGATATAGTGTACTAAGGTTAAATAAGAAACGCTTAGATTAGCCTTTAGCACACATTAGAATAAACGAATCAATTAGTTGATTCAATAGGAGGATACACTAGATGAAAGTAGTAGTAATCGGATGTACGCATGCAGGCACATCAGCTGTTAAAACTATCCTAAATGAAAACCCCGAAGCAGAAGTTGCAGTATTTGAACGAAATGATAATATCTCATTCTTATCATGTGGAATTGCATTATATGTCGGGGGTGTTGTGAAAGATCCTGCAGGACTATTTTATTCAAACCCTGAAGAACTTACTTCAATGGGTGCAAATGTTAAAATGGAACACAACATTAAAGAAATTGATACAGAATCTAAAAAAGTAATTGTAGAAAATTTAAAAACAGGCGAAGTTTTCGAAGAAACATATGATAAATTGGTTAATACAACAGGTTCTTGGCCAATTATTCCTCCAATTCCAGGCATTGAGTACAAAAAGATTTTATTGTGTAAAAACTATACACAAGCAAATGAACTTATTGCTCAAGCTAAAGATGCGAAAAAAATCACAATAGTCGGTGGCGGATATATTGGTATCGAACTAGTAGAAGCATTTGCTGAATCTGGCAAAGAAGTGACTTTAATTGATGGTTTAGACCGCATTTTAAATAAATATTTGGATAAAGAGTTTACAGATGTATTGGAAAACGATTTACAAGAACGTGGTATCAAACTAGCTTTAAATCAAGCAGTGAATGGATTTACTGCTAACGAAGCTGGCGAAGTGAAATCTGTTATTACAACAGAAGGCGAATACGAAGCTGACTTAGTGGTTATGTGTGTCGGTTTCCGTCCCAACAATGAATTGTTGCAAGGAAAAGTTGATATGTTGCCAAATGGCGCAATCATCGTAGACGATTATATGAGAACAAGCAATCCAGATATTTATGCTGCTGGAGATAGTTGTGCAGTCAACTACAACCCGAATGGCGGACATGCTTATATTCCGTTAGCTACAAATGCCGTACGGATGGGAATGTTAGTTGGGAAGAATATTGTAGAACCAAAAGTTAAGTATAGAGGTACACAATCAACTTCTGGTTTGTATTTATTTGGATATAACATCGGTTCAACAGGAGTCACCACAAGTGGAGCGCCGCATTTTGATTTAGAGGTACGTTCGGTCTTAGTGAAAGACAACTACCGTCCAGAATTTATGCCGACAACTGAAGAAGTATTGATGCAATTGGTCTATGAAGTAGGAACAACACGAATTGTTGGTGGACAAATCATGTCTAAATATGATGTGACACAATCTGCAAACACATTATCATTAGCCATTCAAAATAAAATGACTATTGAAGATTTAGCTTATGTTGATTTCTTCTTCCAACCTCATTTTGACCGTCCATGGAACTACTTGAATATACTTGCGCAAGCAGCTGTAGAACAAGAAAGAAAATTAGCTGAAGAAACTAAATAAAAGCTGCTTTATATCAAAGCAGCAGCAAAGGCCTGCTGTTCTTTCGAACAGCAGGCCTTTTTATAAGGAGAAAGAGTATGAAAAAAATAAAGATAAATAAAAAAATCCTTTCAGGCATAATTGCACTTCTTATTGCAGGAATAGGAAACTATGTGATCAATGAAGAACCGAGTCTTCCTTATTCCGGGCAATCAGTAGAAAATCAATTATCAGTCGAATTGGAACGTGTCATTGATGGAGATACATTGGTCTTTAGTGATGGAAGCCAAGAACAAAAATTGCGTTTGCTGTTAATTGATACGCCGGAAAGCAGCAGAACCAAAACGGGCTCCAGTCAGCCCTATGGCAAAGAAGCAAAAGAATTTTTAATAACCTACTTAGAAGGAAAGAACTTGACTATTGAATATGAAGACACACATGAACGACTTGATACTTATGATCGAGTTTTGGCTTATCTTTTTGCTGATGGAGAACTGGTTCAAGAAGTGCTTGTTCGTGAAGGTTTAGCCAGGGTAGGATACGAAAAAGGCAATGAACTTTATCTGTCCCGTTTGCAGAGTGCTGAGCAAACAGCAATAGAAAAAAA is a genomic window of Carnobacterium sp. CP1 containing:
- a CDS encoding FAD-dependent oxidoreductase → MKVVVIGCTHAGTSAVKTILNENPEAEVAVFERNDNISFLSCGIALYVGGVVKDPAGLFYSNPEELTSMGANVKMEHNIKEIDTESKKVIVENLKTGEVFEETYDKLVNTTGSWPIIPPIPGIEYKKILLCKNYTQANELIAQAKDAKKITIVGGGYIGIELVEAFAESGKEVTLIDGLDRILNKYLDKEFTDVLENDLQERGIKLALNQAVNGFTANEAGEVKSVITTEGEYEADLVVMCVGFRPNNELLQGKVDMLPNGAIIVDDYMRTSNPDIYAAGDSCAVNYNPNGGHAYIPLATNAVRMGMLVGKNIVEPKVKYRGTQSTSGLYLFGYNIGSTGVTTSGAPHFDLEVRSVLVKDNYRPEFMPTTEEVLMQLVYEVGTTRIVGGQIMSKYDVTQSANTLSLAIQNKMTIEDLAYVDFFFQPHFDRPWNYLNILAQAAVEQERKLAEETK
- a CDS encoding thermonuclease family protein, which translates into the protein MKKIKINKKILSGIIALLIAGIGNYVINEEPSLPYSGQSVENQLSVELERVIDGDTLVFSDGSQEQKLRLLLIDTPESSRTKTGSSQPYGKEAKEFLITYLEGKNLTIEYEDTHERLDTYDRVLAYLFADGELVQEVLVREGLARVGYEKGNELYLSRLQSAEQTAIEKKVNIWSIEGYVGKYGFNKK